A window from Camelus dromedarius isolate mCamDro1 chromosome 9, mCamDro1.pat, whole genome shotgun sequence encodes these proteins:
- the LDHD gene encoding probable D-lactate dehydrogenase, mitochondrial isoform X1 — MASLLRASIWRLFPRKGYCSWGTQGKLSQGFVEALKALVGSPHVSTAAAVREQHGHDESMHRCQPPDAVVWPQNVEQVSQLAALCYGHGVPIIPFGTGTGVEGGVCAVQGGVCINLTHMDRILELNPDDFSVVVEPGVTRKALNAHLRDSGLWFPVDPGADASLCGMVATGASGTNAVHYGTMRDNVLNLEVVLPDGRLLHTAGPGRYFRKSAAGYNLTGLFVGSEGTLGLITAATLRLHPAPEAMVAATCAFPSIQAAVDSTVHILQAAVPVARIEFLDDVMMDACNRYSKLNCRVAPTLFLEFHGSEQALAEQVQRTEEITQHNGAYHFSWAKNAEERSRLWAARHNAWYAALSLRPGSKGYSTDVCVPISRLPEILVQTKEDLKASGLTGTITGHVGDGNFHCILLVDPEDPEELLRVKAFAEQLGRRALALHGTCTGEHGIGLGKRQLLQEEVGAVGMETMRQLKAMLDPRGLMNPGKVL; from the exons ATGGCCAGCCTGCTCCGGGCTTCAATCTGGCGGCTGTTCCCCAGGAAGGGGTACTGCTCCTGGGGGACGCAG GGCAAGCTCAGCCAGGGCTTTGTGGAGGCTCTGAAGGCACTTGTGGGGAGCCCCCATGTGTCTACTGCGGCTGCGGTCCGAGAGCAGCACGGGCACGATGAGTCGATGCACAG GTGCCAACCTCCGGATGCTGTGGTGTGGCCCCAGAATGTGGAGCAGGTCAGCCAGCTGGCAGCCCTCTGCTATGGCCATGGCGTGCCCATCATCCCATTTGGCACAGGCACAGGGGTTGAGGGTGGAGTCTGCGCCGTGCAG GGCGGTGTCTGCATcaacctgacccacatggaccgGATCCTGGAGCTGAATCCAGACGACTTCTCTGTGGTGGTGGAGCCAGGTGTCACGCGCAAAGCTCTCAACGCCCACCTGCGGGACAGCGGGCTCTGGTTCCCTGTGG acCCTGGTGCAGATGCCTCTCTCTGCGGCATGGTGGCCACGGGGGCCTCGGGCACCAACGCTGTGCACTATGGCACCATGCGGGACAATGTGCTGAACCTGGAGGTGGTGCTGCCAGATGGGCGGCTGCTTCACACTGCGGGGCCCGGCCGTTACTTCCG GAAGAGCGCTGCTGGCTACAACCTCACGGGGCTCTTTGTGGGCTCCGAGGGGACGCTGGGCCTCATTACAGCTGCCACCCTTCGCCTGCATCCTGCCCCGGAAGCCATGGTGGCTGCCACCTGTGCTTTCCCCAGCATCCAGGCGGCCGTGGACAGCACCGTACACATCCTCCAAGCTGCAGTGCCTGTGGCCCGCATTG AGTTCCTGGATGATGTCATGATGGATGCCTGCAACAGGTACAGCAAGCTGAACTGCCGCGTGGCACCCACTCTCTTCCTGGAGTTCCACGGCTCCGAGCAGGCACTGGCAGAGCAAGTGCAACGCACAG AGGAGATCACCCAGCACAATGGAGCCTACCACTTCTCCTGGGCCAAGAATGCTGAGGAGCGCAGCCGGCTCTGGGCGGCACGGCACAATGCCTGGTACGCAGCCCTGTCCCTGCGGCCTGGCAGCAAG GGCTATTCCACTGATGTGTGTGTGCCCATCTCACGGCTGCCGGAGATCCTGGTACAGACCAAGGAAGACCTGAAGGCCTCAGGACTCACAG GAACCATCACTGGGCATGTGGGTGATGGCAATTTCCACTGCATCCTGCTGGTAGACCCTGAGGACCCTGAGGAGCTCCTCAGGGTCAAGGCCTTTGCAGAACAGCTGGGCAG GCGGGCACTGGCACTCCACGGGACGTGTACCGGGGAACATGGCATTGGGCTGGGCAAGCGGCAGCTGCTGCAGGAAGAGGTGGGCGCCGTGGGCATGGAGACCATGCGGCAGCTCAAGGCCATGCTGGATCCCCGAGGCCTCATGAACCCAGGCAAAGTGCTGTGA
- the LDHD gene encoding probable D-lactate dehydrogenase, mitochondrial isoform X2, translating to MHRCQPPDAVVWPQNVEQVSQLAALCYGHGVPIIPFGTGTGVEGGVCAVQGGVCINLTHMDRILELNPDDFSVVVEPGVTRKALNAHLRDSGLWFPVDPGADASLCGMVATGASGTNAVHYGTMRDNVLNLEVVLPDGRLLHTAGPGRYFRKSAAGYNLTGLFVGSEGTLGLITAATLRLHPAPEAMVAATCAFPSIQAAVDSTVHILQAAVPVARIEFLDDVMMDACNRYSKLNCRVAPTLFLEFHGSEQALAEQVQRTEEITQHNGAYHFSWAKNAEERSRLWAARHNAWYAALSLRPGSKGYSTDVCVPISRLPEILVQTKEDLKASGLTGTITGHVGDGNFHCILLVDPEDPEELLRVKAFAEQLGRRALALHGTCTGEHGIGLGKRQLLQEEVGAVGMETMRQLKAMLDPRGLMNPGKVL from the exons ATGCACAG GTGCCAACCTCCGGATGCTGTGGTGTGGCCCCAGAATGTGGAGCAGGTCAGCCAGCTGGCAGCCCTCTGCTATGGCCATGGCGTGCCCATCATCCCATTTGGCACAGGCACAGGGGTTGAGGGTGGAGTCTGCGCCGTGCAG GGCGGTGTCTGCATcaacctgacccacatggaccgGATCCTGGAGCTGAATCCAGACGACTTCTCTGTGGTGGTGGAGCCAGGTGTCACGCGCAAAGCTCTCAACGCCCACCTGCGGGACAGCGGGCTCTGGTTCCCTGTGG acCCTGGTGCAGATGCCTCTCTCTGCGGCATGGTGGCCACGGGGGCCTCGGGCACCAACGCTGTGCACTATGGCACCATGCGGGACAATGTGCTGAACCTGGAGGTGGTGCTGCCAGATGGGCGGCTGCTTCACACTGCGGGGCCCGGCCGTTACTTCCG GAAGAGCGCTGCTGGCTACAACCTCACGGGGCTCTTTGTGGGCTCCGAGGGGACGCTGGGCCTCATTACAGCTGCCACCCTTCGCCTGCATCCTGCCCCGGAAGCCATGGTGGCTGCCACCTGTGCTTTCCCCAGCATCCAGGCGGCCGTGGACAGCACCGTACACATCCTCCAAGCTGCAGTGCCTGTGGCCCGCATTG AGTTCCTGGATGATGTCATGATGGATGCCTGCAACAGGTACAGCAAGCTGAACTGCCGCGTGGCACCCACTCTCTTCCTGGAGTTCCACGGCTCCGAGCAGGCACTGGCAGAGCAAGTGCAACGCACAG AGGAGATCACCCAGCACAATGGAGCCTACCACTTCTCCTGGGCCAAGAATGCTGAGGAGCGCAGCCGGCTCTGGGCGGCACGGCACAATGCCTGGTACGCAGCCCTGTCCCTGCGGCCTGGCAGCAAG GGCTATTCCACTGATGTGTGTGTGCCCATCTCACGGCTGCCGGAGATCCTGGTACAGACCAAGGAAGACCTGAAGGCCTCAGGACTCACAG GAACCATCACTGGGCATGTGGGTGATGGCAATTTCCACTGCATCCTGCTGGTAGACCCTGAGGACCCTGAGGAGCTCCTCAGGGTCAAGGCCTTTGCAGAACAGCTGGGCAG GCGGGCACTGGCACTCCACGGGACGTGTACCGGGGAACATGGCATTGGGCTGGGCAAGCGGCAGCTGCTGCAGGAAGAGGTGGGCGCCGTGGGCATGGAGACCATGCGGCAGCTCAAGGCCATGCTGGATCCCCGAGGCCTCATGAACCCAGGCAAAGTGCTGTGA